The stretch of DNA TGTGCGTGCTGCACAAGGTTTCTTTTCTATTGAGCGAACATGTCCTACATGTCATGGACGTGGTGAAACGATTACGGATCCATGCCCTAAATGTCAGGGGACACGGCGCATAGAAAAAAAACGTTCATTGAGCGTGAATATTCCAGCTGGTATTGAAGATGGGACGCGTATTCGTCTTTCTGGTGAGGGCGATGCCGGTATTCGTGGTGGTCCCAATGGTGATCTTTATATTTTCCTTTCCGTTAAACCGCATGAATTTTTTCAGCGAGAAGGAGCAGATCTTCACTGTCGTGTTCCTATTTCGATGGTAACAGCGGCTTTAGGAGGAGAGTTTGAAGTTTCTGACCTTGATGGTGTTAAGGCACGTGTTAAGATTCCAGAAGGGACACAAAATGGACGTCAATTCCGCCTTAAAGGCAAAGGCATGCCCATGTTGCGTCGTCAGCAAGCAAGGGGTGATCTTTACATCCATATCACGATTGAGACACCGCAGAAACTTACGCAAGAGCAACGTGAATTGTTGCAAAAATTTGAAAAACTTTCAAATCATGAAAATTCACCCCAATCACATGGTTTTTTTTCCCGTATGAAAGAATTTTTTGAAAATATTTCTGGTTAAAATATGTGAATGTTCTCAGAATAAATGAGAAAACACTTTTGGAAGGTTATTTTCATTAAACTTTCTATTGTCTCACCATCTTTGAAAAGCTTTATTGGCTTGAAAAGAAAAGGGAAAAACGATTAATTGAGTGTAAGTTCCTGCTGCTGAGAGTTTTTTTACATTTCATGGATTTTATGGATAAGTCTTGCTTTTGAGTGCTTATAACGTTTTAAAAAAGACTTATCCATATAAGGATGCAATTGAATGACGGATAATATTTCCAGTGTTAACTGCATTTATCTTTTTGTGCTGTAAAAGATCGTCATTTAAGGCGGTAATACAAGGATGTAAGCCTCTTGTACACATGAAGTGTTTTTAGAAGTACGTGTTTATTAGGCTTGTTCGTAGAGCCTTATGTGAACAAATCGCATGAGCGGTCATCAGATGGAACCAGCCCAGTCAAAATTCAGATTATTTACAGATAAAATCTCTTAAGAATCTTCTCCTTTAAAGGAAAGGAGAGGAAGAAGTTAAGCATTCAGAATTTTTGTGTTTATCTTTCTTTTTTATGATTTTTTTACTTAAAAGACCTTTTAAAACTCTCATAATAAAACTGTAAAATTGCAAGATCTTACCAAGTAAGGCTAAAGAAGCTGTTGGGCAATCCATTTTTTCCTAATAATATAGCTCCTCATTACCGATTGTATAGAGACAGTTTTTCATAGTCTTAACCGCTGCCTCCTCTAAAATATGGGCCATTTTATTCAGATAATGCTATATTATGATTATAAATCCGATTGCATTATAAGCTTTATATGGTGTCCATACGTCCCTTTCATTTTTAATGTGAAAGCTAATTTTAAAGTGAAAGCCAATGGTTTTTATTGATTTGGAGTTTGAGAGTTAGAATGATAAACTGTCCTTATGTTCAAATCTCTTAATTTACGATATAAAAAGATAAATAACTGTTATAAATCAGTTTATTATCATTCTCCATAACATGCATTTTCGTAAATTATTTTAATTGATATTTTCGAATGTTCAATTTTAAATACGATATAAATAGAGCCATTGAGCGATTTCTATGTCGGTAATATATTGATTTTATTATTATAAGAAAATTTTATTTTTATCTTACAAAATCAATGGTTGTATATATTCCTATTCATTGTTAAGTATCCATAAGGGTAAACGGGTGCGTTGAATGTACAGCGTAGCTTAAAAATTTTGCTTTTCAATTTTATACATAAGATCATAAAATACCAACGTTTTTTGCGCTTATTTTATTTAACTTTTCGCTGTTAATTTTTTAAGAGGACGTTTTTTTCTTGTTTCATCTCATTATTATTTTTTCGCAATTTGAAGGAAAATTGACGATTTTCAGGGGGATAGATAGAGTAAAGCTTTGTTTTATTGTTTTCACTTTTCTTAAATTTCACTAAGAGATAGTAAAAAGTGGTGAGGAGGCTCTATTAATGGATGATGCTAAAAACAGTGCTGTCGATGTTTTGGAAAAACAAGCAGCATTTTTATCGTCTGCTTTACCTTATATGCAAAAATATGAAAATGAAACGGTTGTGGTAAAATATGGCGGTCATGCTATGGGTGATCCGGCTTTGGGGCGAGCATTTGCGCGTGATATTGCTCTATTAAAGCAATCGGGTATTAATCCTGTTGTTGTTCATGGTGGTGGGCCTCAAATTGCTGAAATTTTAATGAAAATGGGGATTGAATCACGATTTGAAAACGGTTTACGGGTAACCGATGAGCGGATCGTTGAAGTGGTTGAAATGGTTTTAGCGGGTTCCATCAATAAGGAAATAGTTGCTCTCATTAATGCTGAGGGTGAATGGGCAATAGGGCTGTGCGGTAAGGATGGCAATATGGTTTTTGCCGAAAAGGCTTATAGAACTGTCATTGATCCTGATTCGCATATTGAACGTGTTTTAGATTTGGGATTTGTTGGTGAGCCGATTGAAGTTGATCGTACATTACTGGATCTTTTAGCCTGTTCTGAAATGATACCAGTTCTTGCTCCTGTGGCTCCAGGTCGGGATGGTAAAACCTATAATATTAATGCTGATATTTTTGCTGGAGCTATTGCGGGTGCATTAGAGGCAAAACGTCTTTTATTCCTCACGGATGTTCCTGGTGTTCTGGATAAACAGGGCAAACTTTTAAAAGAATTGACAGTTTCTGAAGCTGAGAAACTTATCAAAAATGGAACAATTTCAGGGGGCATGATTCCAAAAGTAGAAACTTGTGTGAAAGCCCTTCAAAATGGTGTGGAAGGTGTTGTCATTTTAAATGGCAAAACCCCACATTCTGTTTTACTAGAGCTGTTTACCGAACAGGGAGTTGGAACGCTTATTGTTTCATAAATTGTACGGAAAATTGGAGGAGAAGGCCTTTCATGACGAATATAAAACAGTTTAAATATCCTTTATTAAGTAAACCAGAATTGGCAATATTTGTTGCAACAATATTGTGGGGGATTACGTTTTTAGTCATTCACATTGCGGTACGCTATAGCGGTCCTCTATTTTTTGTTGGATTTCGTTTTATTGTTGCATCCCTTATATGTGGGGCAATTTTTTGGCGCTCTATAAAAGGTATAACTGTTTATGAAGTTTTCGCTGGGATGGCGATAGGCTTATCCATGTTTTTTGGTTATGCTTTTCAAGCAGCTGGACTTCAAACGATTATTAGTAGTCAGTCGGCTTTTATCACAGCGCTTTATGTTCCGATGGTTCCAATCTTGCAATGGATTGTTTTTAAAAAACCTCCCCGTTTTGCCTGTTGGGTTGGTATTGTTTTCGCTTTTATTGGGCTTGTCCTTGTTTCAGGACAAAAGCCGGGAAGTTTTGATTTTTCAAAAGGTGAAATTTTGACTTTGTTGGGCGCTTTAGCGATTGCTGGAGAAGTCATACTCATTGGAATTTTTGCCAACAAGGTTGATAGTCGGCGTGTAACCATTATCCAGTTATTCTTTAGTGGTTTTTTTTCATTTTCTTGTATGCCTTTGATGGGTGAAAGCATTCCTGAATTTTCGTGGGTATGGTTTAGTGTTGGTATGGGATTGGCATTAATGAGTGCTATTATTCAATTGGCTATGAATTGGGCACAAAAGTCTATTTCTCCTACGCGTGCTACACTCATTTATGCAGGTGAACCGGTATGGGCTGGTATCGTTGGGCGTTTGGCTGGAGAGCATTTATCTCCTTTAGCTTTATTGGGTGGTTTGCTTATTCTGATTGGGATCATTGTTGCTGAATTACAACCTTCACAATGGCGTAAAAAAAAATAAAGCAATTGAAAAAATTGGTGAGCGATTCATCTTTACTATGATGATTTTATTGCATGCGTTTTTTGCTTGCAGAGTTTTCATTTTTGAGGCTTTTTTAAAATTAAAGATGACGAAGAGGCTTTATTTTTTCTGACTTCTGAAACGGGAAGATTACCTTCATGGGATTAAAATATGAAGGGATAAGGATAAAAACCAGCTCTCATCTTTATTGGTATTTTTAAATTTGGCTTTACAACTTTCAAAAAACATCCAAGATAATACCTATAATGGGGATTTTGCATTGGTGCCGTGTTATTTCTTTTGTTCTTTCATGGGATTATGCTTTTCAAGCAAAATAGAACGCTCAAAGCGGTCTCCCATCATGTTGTCCATTGCCATGCTTTTTAGAAAGAAACTTTTCTCAATATATGTCATACTCATTGGTGGTCCGTGTGAAGTATATAAAAGCCACAGAGCATCATCATTTTACTGAACATAAAAGGTACCAGCATTTTTTATTAGTTCCCAATATTACATGATAGCCTTTGGCATTTGAAAGAGGATGAAGAATTTTGATTCATTTTTGAAACGATTTTATTGACACACTAGCCCTGTTTGTAAGGGAGAAGAGAAAAAATTTGATTGTTTCATCCATGAGAAGATTTAAAATGAAAGGGGCTCGCGATATTCAGAGATTTCATTTAAATTGCAAAACCATAAAAGATCATTATAAATCAAAGCATTACCTAGTCAATCGTAGAGGATTTGATGTTTTTTATCTTTTATGGAAGAAGAAAGGAGTTGTATAAAAAGTACATAAAAATTCTCCTCGATAGAGCCTATTTCTAAAGTTTTAAACGTTTTAAAGAAAATTATCCCTCCTGATATGCATTTATTTTATATAAAATTACTAGAAAAGCAGATTATTGCGTGAAAATAAAAAAGCATTTTTTTCAAATTTTGTCAGAAGTTTAAGTGATATACGCGCCTACCATATATCCATACAATACATTGTATTTATAATGATAATTGTAGTATTATTCGCATTGGATGAGAACCCTAAAAACTGTAACATTTTCTCATTTCAAATCTTTTTCACGTTAAATCAATCTAAGTTACTCGTTTTACACGTCACAAGCGGGCAGTATATGTGGATAAAAACTGTACAGGAAAGGCATGCTTCTTATAAACCCTTGTCAGGTGTTAAAATTATAGCAACATTGGAGGTTGGCAAAGTATGTGATGGTGCTGGCTTATCCAGCTTATGAGTTATCAAACAAGATGTAAAAAGATCATTTTAGTTCCTTTGGTATTTAATTGAGTAAACAAAAGTCTTATTTTTTAGGCTATGAGAAGTTGTGTTTTGAGAAGCTCTTTTGGTTAATATTCTTTTGAAAGGTTCTCGATAGGACATAATTGGTCTTTGCGTTTTATATTATTCTTTGCTAAATCGCCTTATATGACAATAGATCGTAATTATATTCGTAATTTTTCCATCGTGGCGCATATTGATCACGGTAAGTCCACTTTAGCGGATCGTTTGATTCAGATGACAGGGGGGCTTGATACACGTGAGATGAAGGAGCAAGTGCTCGATTCCATGGATATTGAGCGTGAGCGTGGGATTACGATTAAAGCACAAACAGTCCGTTTACACTATAAAGCAAAGAATGGTGAGACCTATATTTTAAATCTTATGGATACACCTGGTCATGTGGATTTTGCTTATGAAGTTTCACGTTCATTGGCAGCTTGTGAAGGTTCACTGTTGGTGGTGGATGCAAGCCAAGGTGTCGAGGCGCAGACTTTGGCAAATGTTTATCAAGCCATTGATAATTCCCATGAATTGGTTGTTGTGCTCAATAAAATTGATCTTCCAGCAGCAGAACCTGAACGTGTTAAAGAACAGATTGAAGATGTAATAGGCATTGATACATCTCAAGCGGTAGAAATATCAGCAAAAACAGGTTTGGGGATTCCTGATGTTTTGGAGGCAATCGTTACACAATTGCCACCTCCACGTATAGGCGATGTTACAAATCCCTTGAAAGCAATGTTGGTTGATAGTTGGTATGATGCATATCTTGGTGTCATTGTTTTGGTACGGGTGATAGATGGTATTTTAAAAAAAGGTCAAACCATTCGTATGATGGGGACGGGAGCAAAATATCCCGTTGAGCGCGTTGGGGTATTTACACCTAAAATGGTCCAGGTTGATGAATTAGGACCAGGCGAGATTGGTTTTATCACTGCTTCTATCAAAGAGGTTGCCGATACACGGGTTGGGGATACGATTACCGAAGAACGTCGTCCTTGTGAAAATGCTTTGCCTGGTTTTAAGCCTGCGCAACCGGTTGTCTTTTGTGGACTTTTTCCAATTGATGCTGCCGATTTTGATGATTTGCGTGCAGCCATGGGTAAATTACGCTTAAATGACGCGAGTTTTTCCTTTGAAATGGAAACATCAGCAGCTTTGGGATTTGGTTTTCGGTGTGGTTTTTTAGGGTTGCTTCATCTTGAAATTATTCAAGAGCGGTTAGAGCGTGAGTTTAATTTAGATTTAATTGCAACGGCACCTTCGGTTGTTTATCGCATGAATATGAATGATGGTTCTGTTAAAGAATTGCACAATCCAGCAGATATGCCTGACGTGGTTAAAATTTCTTCTATCGAAGAACCATGGATTCGTGCAACAATCATGACTCCTGATAATTATCTTGGATCGATTTTAGAACTATGCCAAGAGCGGCGGGGAATACAGGTTGGTTTATCCTATGTTGGAACGCGGGCTATGGTGACGTATGATTTACCTCTGAATGAAGTCGTTTTTGATTTTTATGATCGCTTAAAATCAATCTCAAAGGGCTATGCTTCTTTTGATTATCAGATGACGGATTATGCAGAGGGGGATTTAGTTAAAATGTCTATTTTGGTAAATGGAGAGCCTATTGATGCCTTGTCGATGCTTGTGCACCGTACGATTGCAGAAAAGCGGGGGCGTTCCATGTGCGAAAAACTGAAAGATCTTATTCCCCAGCATATGTTTCAGATTCCGATTCAAGCGGCTATTGGTGGTAAAATTATAGCGCGCGAAACGATTCGTGCTTTGCGTAAAGATGTAACAGCAAAATGTTACGGGGGCGATATAACACGTAAACGCAAACTTTTGGAAAAGCAAAAAGAAGGTAAAAAACGAATGCGTCAATTTGGGAAAGTAGAAATTCCTCAGTCGGCCTTTATTCAAGCGCTCAAAATGAATAAATAATGAAAAGAGAGTATTTTCTCTTAGTTTATTGCACTTTTGCTTTTCTTGATTGGTTCAGTTTTAGAAGAGTGCTTTTTAATATAAATTACGCAGTAATTACATTTTTAGGTAGAATGTCTTTTCATTGTGTCACATTGCTCACGTAAACATAAAACAGAATGCTTTAAACAAAAATATATTTGTGTTGCATATTAGCGTGTTTATTTTAAAGAAAATCTCTCAATACACCTTATCTCATTTCACTAATGGTATTTGTAAAAAGTATAACGGTAAAGCTTTCGTGAATGACATAAAACTTATTTGGCACGACCATCTTTACATGTCATAAAGACGCATGGTGCTATCATCACACTCTTTGCGCGTTCAAAATGTTATGATAGCTCTTAGTGTTTAAGAAAATTCATTAAAGACATTTTTACTCTTTTTAAAAGCGTGTTTTACTTATACACTGACTGTGTTTGTGATGCACAAAGAAAAGAGAGTGATTGATTCGATATGAAAGGATTTAAAAGGATACAATCCCTGTATTTTGGGGTGTTATTTAAGTTGAAAAACAATGAATGATCATTATAAATTAACATTGTGTCTCATCACGTAAAAGCTCATTAATGGATGTTTTCTCTCGTGTTTTTTGATCAACGCGTTTTACAATAACAGCACAATAAAGGTTTGGTCCTGCTTCACCATTAGGGAGTGGTTTGCCAGGAAGAGAACCCGGTACAACAACCGAATAGGCTGGTACTTCACCAATAAAAATTTCTCCTGTTGTACGATCGATAATCTTGGTGGATTGTCCAATAAAAACGCCCATTCCTAAAACAGCGCCTTCACGAATAATACAGCCTTCAACAACTTCAGAGCGTGCACCAATAAAACAATGATCTTCAATAATGGTTGGATTTGCTTGCAGTGGTTCTAAAACACCTCCGATTCCAACACCACCAGAAAGATGAACATGTTTACCAATTTGTGCGCAAGAACCAACGGTTGTCCATGTATCAACCATTGTACCCTCATCGACAAAAGCGCCAAGATTGATAAAGGATGGCATGAGTATGACGTTTGGTGCAACATAGGCAGAATGGCGTACAATCGCTCCAGGAACAGAACGAAACCCCGCTTTTTGAAAATCATCTTCTTTCCAACCAGAAAATTTTGAGGGAACTTTATCCCACCAATGTGTTCCATTGATTCCACCAGTAATAATTTGCATTGGGTTTAGCCGAAAAGAGAGCAAAACAGCTTTTTTCAACCATTGATGAACATACCATTGTCCATTTTTTTGCCGTTCTGCAACACGGATTTCACCTTTATCAAGAAGGCTCAATGTGTGTTCGACACTCTCACGAATTTCACCTTTTGTGGTAGTATTAATAGAATCGCGATCATCAAATGCTTTTTCGATAATGATTTCAAGTTGTGTGAGATGGGTCATGACGAAAGTTCCGTTAAACAAGTTGAAAGCTTCAAGATTTATTCTCTATGACCTACGCGAAGAAATGTTTTCAGTCAATAAAACGATGAGAAAGTAAGACATGTGCATGAAAAAAGGCTGTAAAGAAAAAATAAAAAAAGAACGAGACAATTGGACACCACTTCTTCATACGAAAGAAGCTCTACAACAGATCCATAAAGTTTCTAATTCAGCACAAATGCGTTCTCCGACTTATCGTTTAGCCTATATCGATCAAGATTTTATGATGCGTCCAGAGCTGCGTTCACAACGTATTGGTCTTGAATTTTTAAAGCCAGAAATAACCCTTAAAGAATATAATATTCAATCAACAGTTGTTTTATTTGGTGGTGCGCGTATTCCTGAACCCGGGCAAGCAGCGTGGGCTGCAAAAAATGAAACACAAAAGAAAAACTTGCATGCTATGTCGTATTATTACGATGAAGCAAGAGAAT from Bartonella tribocorum CIP 105476 encodes:
- the lepA gene encoding translation elongation factor 4; translation: MTIDRNYIRNFSIVAHIDHGKSTLADRLIQMTGGLDTREMKEQVLDSMDIERERGITIKAQTVRLHYKAKNGETYILNLMDTPGHVDFAYEVSRSLAACEGSLLVVDASQGVEAQTLANVYQAIDNSHELVVVLNKIDLPAAEPERVKEQIEDVIGIDTSQAVEISAKTGLGIPDVLEAIVTQLPPPRIGDVTNPLKAMLVDSWYDAYLGVIVLVRVIDGILKKGQTIRMMGTGAKYPVERVGVFTPKMVQVDELGPGEIGFITASIKEVADTRVGDTITEERRPCENALPGFKPAQPVVFCGLFPIDAADFDDLRAAMGKLRLNDASFSFEMETSAALGFGFRCGFLGLLHLEIIQERLEREFNLDLIATAPSVVYRMNMNDGSVKELHNPADMPDVVKISSIEEPWIRATIMTPDNYLGSILELCQERRGIQVGLSYVGTRAMVTYDLPLNEVVFDFYDRLKSISKGYASFDYQMTDYAEGDLVKMSILVNGEPIDALSMLVHRTIAEKRGRSMCEKLKDLIPQHMFQIPIQAAIGGKIIARETIRALRKDVTAKCYGGDITRKRKLLEKQKEGKKRMRQFGKVEIPQSAFIQALKMNK
- the dapD gene encoding 2,3,4,5-tetrahydropyridine-2,6-dicarboxylate N-succinyltransferase — translated: MTHLTQLEIIIEKAFDDRDSINTTTKGEIRESVEHTLSLLDKGEIRVAERQKNGQWYVHQWLKKAVLLSFRLNPMQIITGGINGTHWWDKVPSKFSGWKEDDFQKAGFRSVPGAIVRHSAYVAPNVILMPSFINLGAFVDEGTMVDTWTTVGSCAQIGKHVHLSGGVGIGGVLEPLQANPTIIEDHCFIGARSEVVEGCIIREGAVLGMGVFIGQSTKIIDRTTGEIFIGEVPAYSVVVPGSLPGKPLPNGEAGPNLYCAVIVKRVDQKTREKTSINELLRDETQC
- a CDS encoding DMT family transporter, which gives rise to MTNIKQFKYPLLSKPELAIFVATILWGITFLVIHIAVRYSGPLFFVGFRFIVASLICGAIFWRSIKGITVYEVFAGMAIGLSMFFGYAFQAAGLQTIISSQSAFITALYVPMVPILQWIVFKKPPRFACWVGIVFAFIGLVLVSGQKPGSFDFSKGEILTLLGALAIAGEVILIGIFANKVDSRRVTIIQLFFSGFFSFSCMPLMGESIPEFSWVWFSVGMGLALMSAIIQLAMNWAQKSISPTRATLIYAGEPVWAGIVGRLAGEHLSPLALLGGLLILIGIIVAELQPSQWRKKK
- the dnaJ gene encoding molecular chaperone DnaJ; amino-acid sequence: MKVDYYEILGVTRECDDKKLKSAFRKLAMQYHPDRNAGDKEAERRFKEIGEAYEVLKDPQKRAAYDRFGHAAFENSGGQGGGNPFSGFASGSGFADIFEDFFGEIMGGAHRKRGDGRERGADLSYNMEVTLEEAFSGKTAEINIPSSLTCDVCEGSGARKGSKPQVCGTCHGSGRVRAAQGFFSIERTCPTCHGRGETITDPCPKCQGTRRIEKKRSLSVNIPAGIEDGTRIRLSGEGDAGIRGGPNGDLYIFLSVKPHEFFQREGADLHCRVPISMVTAALGGEFEVSDLDGVKARVKIPEGTQNGRQFRLKGKGMPMLRRQQARGDLYIHITIETPQKLTQEQRELLQKFEKLSNHENSPQSHGFFSRMKEFFENISG
- the argB gene encoding acetylglutamate kinase, encoding MDDAKNSAVDVLEKQAAFLSSALPYMQKYENETVVVKYGGHAMGDPALGRAFARDIALLKQSGINPVVVHGGGPQIAEILMKMGIESRFENGLRVTDERIVEVVEMVLAGSINKEIVALINAEGEWAIGLCGKDGNMVFAEKAYRTVIDPDSHIERVLDLGFVGEPIEVDRTLLDLLACSEMIPVLAPVAPGRDGKTYNINADIFAGAIAGALEAKRLLFLTDVPGVLDKQGKLLKELTVSEAEKLIKNGTISGGMIPKVETCVKALQNGVEGVVILNGKTPHSVLLELFTEQGVGTLIVS